The nucleotide window ATGGTTTTCTTCAATTAGAACATCATTAATACTAGCGAAACGAAATTGCATTAAACCATTATCAGCAAATTCCCACATTTCATTACCATAGGAACGATACCATTGATTAGATGGATCATGCCATTCATACTCAAATCTGACGGCAATACGATTATCGGTAAAACACCATAACTCTTTTTTTAATCGATAATCAAGCTCTTTCTGCCATTTACGTGTTAAAAATGCTTTAATTTCTTCTCTACCATTAACGAATTCTGATCGATTACGCCATTGTGAATCAATAGTATAGGCTAAAGCTACTTTTTCTGGGTTTTTCGTATTCCAAGCATCCTCAGCTATTTGTACTTTTTCTAAAGCAGTTTCCAGAGTAAAAGGAGGGAAAGGAGGTTTAAATTCCATTGTCAATTTTTCCTTAATATTTTAATTTTTAGAGATTAATTGTTGTTCTAACTCTACAATACGAGCTTGTAAAGGTTCAATTATGGCATCTACTTCTGTCTGGGAATAACGAATGGGAATATGTTGAGGACAATTTTCGCTATAGGCTTCTAATTCAAAGAGAATAACTCGTTCAATTTTAGCAGGATAATCAGGAGTGCGAAGACGCTCAATTAATGCCTCATCCCCTTCGATATACTTAGCTTTACCCCAAATTTTTACCCGTTTACGATGACGATAATCCATTAAAAAGATGAAAGCCTTATCTTCGGCTGACAAATTACCAACAGTGATATATTGCAAATTGCCCGAATAATCAGCAAAGCCTAAAGTTTTCTCATCTAACACTTGTAAAAAACCTTTTTCACCGCCTCGAAACTGAATATAGGGATAGCCGTTAGATTGCACTGTACCTAAATAAAAGCCCTCTATTTCGGCGATAAATTCTTTTAACTGAAGGGTAATCTTGTCATTAGCCGCCCCATTACTGATATAGCGTTCATAGGTTTCCCTTGAGCCTCTTTCGGCTTGTGCTGCTTTAACTTCAGCTGTAAAAGCTATTTCTCCAAATTTTCTTGGCATTGTATCTTCTCAATAATTAGGGGTTGATTAAAAAGTCTGAGGAAAGGTTAGGGCAAAAGGGCAAAGGTAAACACTTAATTCTTAATTCCTTATTCCTTATTCCTCATTCCTCATTCCTCATTAATCCCAATCATACCGACAAAATTAGGAAGACTTTTAACACGATCAATCCAGTTTAAGACATGAGGATAAGGGGTGAGATCAATTTTACCATCTGAAGCAAGGGCAACATAAGGAAAAACTGCCACATCAGCAATGGTAGGATGGTTTAATTCTAACCATTCTCGATTACGAAGATGATCGTTAAGTTGTGTCAAGATATACTCTGCTTTTTGATTAGCACGATCTAAATTAATATTTGTCGCTTTAAATAAATGATAAAGCCTTGCGGATTCTACTCCTTGACGAATTTCTCCGGCGGTAGTAGAAAGCCAACGAATCACTTTAGCTAGAGACAAGGCATCTAAAGGCAACCATTGTTCATTGCCGTATTGTCTTGCTAAATAGACTAAAATTGCTTGGGCATCCGCCAAGATTGTTTCTCCATCTACTAAAAGAGGTACTTGCCCAAAGGGATTTAAAGCTAAAAATTGAGGTTGTTTATGTTCCCCCACCATTAAATCAACTTTAATCCATTCATAAGGTAAATTTAGTAAAGCTAACATTAACTTTACCTTATAGCTATTTCCTGAAAGTTCGTGACCATATAGTTTAATCATCGGTTAATTCTCCTTTTTTAAATATAAGTTATCCCTTAAAAAACAATTCAATTGTAATAATTCACGTTCGAGCGGTAACATAAAAACTATTTCACAGATGAAGTCTTTTTCTGAGGGTAATTTTTTATTTTCTTTTAAATCTGTCTTTTAAACCGAGCGTTCGGTACATTGTTTATAGTTTACCGAACATTTGGTACAATGTCAAGGAGTAATTAAATTTGGTAAAGAAAGAATGGCAAAAGAAACTTATATCCCTTGTTTATTAAAATTGTTTCGACAGTACGGCTATGATGGAGCAACTTTGTCGAAAATCTCCATAGCGACTGGTTTAGGAAAAGCTAGTCTTTATCACCACTTTCCTGGTGGAAAAGATGACATGGTAAAATCAGTGTTAGATTATCTACAACAATGGTTATTGACATATATTCTTCCATCTTTACGGCAACAAGGAGATTGTCAAGATAAGTTAAGATTAATGGGCGATCGCTTATTAGAACTTTATGAAGGAGGAGAACAACCCTGTTTATTTGCTATTTTATTATTAGGGTCAACTCGTGATTTATTTCATGATCAAGTTAAAGCCTTATTTTTAGTTTGGATTGAAGAAATGACTAAAGTATTTATGGAAACAGGAATTGATGAATTATTGGCAAAGGAAAAAGCAGAGGATATAGCAATCTCTATTCAGGGTTCATTAATTTTATCCCAAGCCTTAGATAGTTCTTTCCCTTTTCAAAGAGTCATCAAACAACTTTCAATCTAATTAGGCACTGTATATTTTAAACTAGACAGATGAATAAGTATTATATTAATGACTTACAAGAAAGATATAATCTCAAGACTAGAAAGTCTGATAAAGAATGAAACTGTATATTAATCCGTTATTTGCTTACTTTCTGCTATAAACCACCTTTGTAATTCTTCTTCGGTTATTATACTACTAGCTAGACCTTGAATTATGTTTACTACTTCTTTGGGTAAAACAACCCCTGTAGAATTACCGACGGTAGTTACTTTTAGTTTAAACATTGTCTCATCAAATATTAGTTATAACTAATATTATAATATTTTGCCCAATAAATTATGGCACAAATAGTGATAATTTTGAGAGTAACAAAAAGGCGGAAACTATTATCAGTAATGACTTTAACGCTGATGATAACCGCAACAAAAATGACTGTAAATCATATAATAATCAAGACAATTTTGTAGCGACTCAAGAAGGTGACAAATACTGAAATTTAGTGGGTCTGAGTTTTGCTGAAAATCAGCCCCGTCTATGATCACGGGAACAATCTCCTCAAATTGTTAATCTTTATTAATTAATCATTGACAAAAAAAACAAAGTGTGGTTATCAACACTCTAGGTCAAGATTTTTTTAGATAGAATCCGAGTTAATCGCTGTCAATGAATGGCACAAAAATTCAAATTATATCCCAGCTAGTTATCAAATAAGGAGGTTTTTCAACATGAACAATTATGGGTGACAACTTTAGCAAAAATCAAACCAAGGAGGTTTGCAATCATGAAAATTCAAGGAAAAACTGCTCTGGTTACTGGAGCTTCTCGTGGTATTGGGCGTGCCATCGCAATCGAATTAGCCCAAAATGGCATCCAACGCCTTTTATTAGTAGCTCGTGATGCCACTAGATTAGCTCAATTGGCTACGGAAATCGAAGTAGAAGGGGTAGAAGTGGTAATTATACCTTTGGATCTAACGAAACCCATAGACGTTAATATTGCTGTGGCAAAAGCTTGGCGGGATTATGGACCTATTCATCTGTTGGTAAACTGTGCAGGCATTGTCCATCAAACTCCCTTTTTACAGTCTAAAATGTATCAGATTCACGAAGAAATTTCCCTTAATCTGATGGGAATGTACACCATCACTCGTTTAATGGCACGACGGATGGCAGCCCGACAAGAAGGAACAATTGTCAATGTTTCTAGCTTAATGGGGAAAGTAGCTGCTCCTACCATGTCCACCTATTCCGCCACTAAGTTTGCGATTTTGGGATTTACCCAAGCCTTGCGAGGTGAATTATCGGCTCACAAATTAAACGTAATCAGTTTACTTCCTTCTTTAACCGATACCGATATGTCACGAGGATTAAAATTGTTCTCTTGGGTTAGGGCAACCACTCCTAAAAGAGTAGCGATCTCACTTTTGAGAGGATTGCATAGAGGGGACTCAGAAATCTTAGTGGGATGGCAAAGTTACTTAGCCGTGTGGGGGCAGCGCCTAGCACCTTGGCTATTAGAAAAAATTCTTTTAATAACAGCTCCCCAATGGCAAGAAAAGCCCCAGTTGAGAGGGTAAGGATTGGCTAAAAATTAGACAGGAATTTGGTTGTAGATGTTGGGGCTAGGTTACATATAGAACTATTCCTAGCCTCAACCTAAATTATTCATTAGGTAATTTTGCGGCGGGAGTTTTTTCGGGTGAGGGAAAAATAAGCTCTTGATGCATCTAAGTTGAGGAATGAGGGTAGGGAATAGGGAATAGGCAACAGTTTGAGTTATTTTTTAGAATTAGGAAAAAATGTAAGTTAAATGCGTCGAGTGCTTAGTAGTGATCGCCAAGTAGTAAGATAGAGACATTAGACAGTGTATATTTAAAATTAGACAGATGAACAAGTATTATATTAATGACTTACAAGAAAGATATAATCTCAAGACTAGACAGTCTGTGTACGATGCCGAAGGCACAGCGTAGCTGACCGATTAAAAGCCATAGGAACACAAGTAGAAAAAGAAGGGAATAAAAGCTATGTAACAGAGGGTGTATTGGATAAATTAGACCAACTGCAAGAACATTTAAACTTAGGAGGAAGCATCAAAACCTTTACTCCGACTGTTAAAATAACTGTCCATTCCAAAATAGACAATGAAGATTTTGAGTCCCCAATAGACAGTGTAAGTTCTGGACTAGACAAGGCTAATTTCTCCCTAGACAGTAATATTCAATCTGTACAGTTAAACTTATTTGACAGTCTGATGGGGAGAGTTGAAGAAGTAGTGGGAAGAATGATACCCATTAACCCTATCAGCCATTGGGAGAAATTAGATTTAGCAGTGGAAAGGGGATATATACTCAGCACCAAAGAAGTACAAACTCTACTTGGTACTAAACCATCTGGTACAACATGGACAAGGGGAGCATTCATTTTTACTCGAACTGGAAAGATAGGGAATCAGGCAGGGTGGAAGATTAGTCGGCTTTGAGGTTGAGGAGAAGTTCGATCGACTGTTACTTATCGATCGTATTAGCAGTTTGTCCAAAGAGGATATTTCGGCTTTCTTCGGTGACGGTTGGTTGTTTAAATTGTTCGGCTTGTTGATATGCTTTAATAACCGCTTCTCTTTCTCCCATGCGTTTAAACCATGCCTCCAAATGGGGAAATTCTGTTATATCCTGTTGTTGATTAGCATAGGGTACAATCCAAGGATAACAAGCCATATCAGCGATCGAATACTCCCCTACAATATAATCTTTCCCCTCTAACTGTTTATTTAATACCCCGTATAATCTATTGGTTTCCTTGACATAACGATCGATGGCATAGGGTATTTTTTCGGGCGCGTATAAACCAAAGTGATGATTTTGCCCAGCCATGGGGCCAAGTCCGCCAACTTGCCAGAATAACCACTCTAAGGTTTTAGCATATTGTCGAGTATCATTCGATAGAAATTGACCCGTTTTCTGAGCTAAATAGAGTAAAATTGCCCCTGACTCAAATATACTAATGGATTCTTCCTGATCAGTGGGTTGAGTCTCGATAATGGCAGGAATACGATTATTGGGGGATATTTTCAGGAAATCTGGTTCAAACTGATCTCCCTTACCAATATTGACAGGGATAATTTTGTAATCAAGACTGGTTTCTTCTAAAAAGATAGTAATTTTATGTCCGTTAGGAGTTGTCCAATAGTAAAGTTCGATCATCTGTTACTCTTTATTTATTATAATAGTTTGATTATATTCCAGTATCAGAACAATCTTTTATATGTC belongs to Geminocystis sp. NIES-3709 and includes:
- a CDS encoding SDR family oxidoreductase, whose translation is MKIQGKTALVTGASRGIGRAIAIELAQNGIQRLLLVARDATRLAQLATEIEVEGVEVVIIPLDLTKPIDVNIAVAKAWRDYGPIHLLVNCAGIVHQTPFLQSKMYQIHEEISLNLMGMYTITRLMARRMAARQEGTIVNVSSLMGKVAAPTMSTYSATKFAILGFTQALRGELSAHKLNVISLLPSLTDTDMSRGLKLFSWVRATTPKRVAISLLRGLHRGDSEILVGWQSYLAVWGQRLAPWLLEKILLITAPQWQEKPQLRG
- a CDS encoding TetR/AcrR family transcriptional regulator; translated protein: MAKETYIPCLLKLFRQYGYDGATLSKISIATGLGKASLYHHFPGGKDDMVKSVLDYLQQWLLTYILPSLRQQGDCQDKLRLMGDRLLELYEGGEQPCLFAILLLGSTRDLFHDQVKALFLVWIEEMTKVFMETGIDELLAKEKAEDIAISIQGSLILSQALDSSFPFQRVIKQLSI
- a CDS encoding glutathione binding-like protein; translated protein: MIELYYWTTPNGHKITIFLEETSLDYKIIPVNIGKGDQFEPDFLKISPNNRIPAIIETQPTDQEESISIFESGAILLYLAQKTGQFLSNDTRQYAKTLEWLFWQVGGLGPMAGQNHHFGLYAPEKIPYAIDRYVKETNRLYGVLNKQLEGKDYIVGEYSIADMACYPWIVPYANQQQDITEFPHLEAWFKRMGEREAVIKAYQQAEQFKQPTVTEESRNILFGQTANTIDK
- a CDS encoding glutathione S-transferase family protein — translated: MIKLYGHELSGNSYKVKLMLALLNLPYEWIKVDLMVGEHKQPQFLALNPFGQVPLLVDGETILADAQAILVYLARQYGNEQWLPLDALSLAKVIRWLSTTAGEIRQGVESARLYHLFKATNINLDRANQKAEYILTQLNDHLRNREWLELNHPTIADVAVFPYVALASDGKIDLTPYPHVLNWIDRVKSLPNFVGMIGINEE
- a CDS encoding nuclear transport factor 2 family protein — its product is MEFKPPFPPFTLETALEKVQIAEDAWNTKNPEKVALAYTIDSQWRNRSEFVNGREEIKAFLTRKWQKELDYRLKKELWCFTDNRIAVRFEYEWHDPSNQWYRSYGNEMWEFADNGLMQFRFASINDVLIEENHRKFR
- a CDS encoding pyridoxamine 5'-phosphate oxidase family protein yields the protein MPRKFGEIAFTAEVKAAQAERGSRETYERYISNGAANDKITLQLKEFIAEIEGFYLGTVQSNGYPYIQFRGGEKGFLQVLDEKTLGFADYSGNLQYITVGNLSAEDKAFIFLMDYRHRKRVKIWGKAKYIEGDEALIERLRTPDYPAKIERVILFELEAYSENCPQHIPIRYSQTEVDAIIEPLQARIVELEQQLISKN